One window of Thermocoleostomius sinensis A174 genomic DNA carries:
- the acsF gene encoding magnesium-protoporphyrin IX monomethyl ester (oxidative) cyclase, which translates to MVDSLKKTSVEELRPGIKAPAKDTILTPRFYTTNFEEMATMDISANEDELLAILEEFRADYNRHHFVRTDEFQQSWDHIDGETRRLFIEFLERSCTAEFSGFLLYKELSRKLKNRSPVLAECFSLMSRDEARHAGFLNKAMSDFGLQLDLGFLTESKNYTYFAPKFIFYATYLSEKIGYWRYITIYRHLESHPENRIYPIFRFFENWCQDENRHGDFFDAIMKSQPQFLNDWKARLWSRFFLLSVFATMYLNDIQRSEFYRAIGLDAREYDIHVIRKTNETAGRVFPVILNVDHPVFFKLMDVSAAANLKIAAIANSSAPNWLKTLRKLPHMASIAVNLLRLYLMKPIQPQASVH; encoded by the coding sequence ATGGTAGATTCTCTGAAAAAAACGTCGGTTGAAGAGCTTCGTCCTGGAATTAAGGCTCCAGCCAAAGACACCATTCTCACGCCTCGGTTCTACACCACAAACTTCGAAGAGATGGCCACGATGGACATTTCTGCCAACGAAGATGAACTCTTGGCAATTTTGGAAGAATTCCGGGCTGACTATAATCGTCATCACTTTGTCCGTACTGATGAGTTTCAACAATCCTGGGATCACATTGATGGAGAAACCCGGCGGTTGTTTATTGAGTTTTTAGAGCGTTCTTGTACCGCTGAATTTTCTGGGTTCCTGCTGTACAAGGAATTATCGCGGAAGCTGAAAAATCGCAGCCCTGTGCTGGCCGAGTGTTTCTCGTTGATGTCGCGGGATGAAGCTCGTCATGCTGGTTTCTTGAACAAAGCCATGTCCGACTTTGGACTTCAGCTTGATTTGGGCTTCTTAACCGAAAGCAAAAACTACACCTACTTCGCGCCCAAATTTATCTTTTACGCCACATATCTGTCTGAAAAAATTGGCTACTGGCGCTATATTACGATTTATCGCCATCTTGAGTCACATCCCGAAAATCGCATCTACCCGATTTTCCGATTCTTCGAGAATTGGTGCCAGGACGAAAATCGCCACGGGGATTTCTTTGATGCCATTATGAAGTCCCAGCCTCAGTTCTTGAATGATTGGAAAGCACGGCTATGGAGCCGATTCTTCCTACTGTCGGTGTTTGCCACCATGTACCTCAACGACATTCAGCGATCGGAATTCTATCGAGCGATCGGGCTGGATGCACGCGAGTATGATATCCATGTAATTCGCAAAACCAATGAAACAGCTGGACGGGTGTTCCCAGTAATTCTAAATGTAGACCATCCCGTCTTCTTTAAACTTATGGATGTGTCGGCTGCGGCAAATTTGAAGATTGCTGCTATCGCTAACTCTAGTGCACCAAACTGGCTGAAGACCCTGCGCAAGCTGCCGCATATGGCATCGATTGCTGTCAATCTGCTGCGTCTTTACTTGATGAAGCCGATTCAACCTCAAGCGTCAGTTCATTGA
- a CDS encoding nucleotidyltransferase family protein, whose protein sequence is MNEFATKPNPIDREIIGLLPAAGQATRLAPLPLSKELYPIGFYADSANQPKPKVVSHYLLESMQQAGARKAFFIVRPGKWDIPAYFGDGSRLNLPLGYLTVHVSYGVPFTLDQAYPFVQQAQIIFGFPDILFQPKDAFSHLMAHQTQTHADIVLGLFPTENYHKVGVVEFDDIGRVQQIIEKPAQTTLKYMWAIATWMPTFTQFLHDYLPTCTRDRELPIGDVIQAGIDAGLSVQAVPFANGSYLDIGTPDDLAQAIRSAMTEPTQTHSLSEVK, encoded by the coding sequence ATGAACGAATTTGCAACGAAACCCAACCCGATCGATCGCGAAATTATTGGACTCTTGCCTGCCGCCGGACAAGCCACCCGCCTTGCTCCCTTACCGTTAAGTAAAGAACTGTATCCGATCGGATTTTATGCCGATTCTGCTAATCAACCAAAACCCAAAGTAGTCAGCCATTACTTGCTAGAAAGTATGCAGCAAGCAGGTGCACGAAAAGCGTTCTTCATCGTGCGTCCGGGCAAGTGGGATATCCCAGCTTATTTTGGCGATGGATCGCGGCTAAATTTGCCCTTAGGATATTTAACGGTGCATGTGTCTTACGGAGTCCCCTTTACCTTAGATCAAGCCTATCCTTTTGTGCAGCAAGCCCAGATCATCTTTGGGTTTCCAGATATTCTATTTCAACCCAAAGATGCGTTTTCACACTTAATGGCGCATCAAACTCAAACTCACGCAGATATTGTATTAGGACTCTTTCCAACTGAAAATTATCACAAAGTCGGTGTTGTAGAGTTTGACGATATCGGACGAGTTCAGCAAATTATTGAAAAACCAGCGCAAACAACACTAAAATACATGTGGGCGATCGCAACATGGATGCCTACCTTCACCCAATTTCTACACGACTACCTACCAACCTGTACTCGCGATCGTGAACTTCCGATCGGCGATGTGATTCAAGCAGGGATCGATGCTGGTCTATCAGTTCAAGCGGTTCCCTTCGCCAATGGCTCATATTTAGACATCGGCACGCCGGATGATTTGGCTCAAGCAATTCGATCGGCGATGACTGAACCAACCCAGACCCATTCGCTGAGTGAGGTCAAGTAA
- a CDS encoding acyltransferase: MKITNTSNTVLKQRIESIPHHRIKLTQSKDSHERWRWLLERTLITFVGEITRPTGVLLRRWLYPLIFARMGRSVYIQERSEMIGCNSIEIGSNVQILKDVKLNAKYLRVRLRLGNEVCLDRGVDINVAGDDCLIDIGDHSYLGPYVCMAGPGSIIIGKNCMIASQTGIYANNHRSYGLSREGITIEDNCWLGSGVKVLDGVTIGRNSVVGAGSVVTKDIPPYSVAVGVPAKVIKQTTGVV; this comes from the coding sequence ATGAAAATTACTAATACGTCAAATACTGTTTTAAAACAGCGCATTGAATCAATTCCGCATCATCGTATAAAACTCACCCAATCAAAAGATTCTCATGAACGCTGGCGTTGGTTGCTTGAGCGCACATTGATCACATTCGTTGGCGAAATCACCCGACCGACTGGCGTTCTTTTGAGGCGATGGTTATACCCACTGATTTTTGCGCGCATGGGTCGATCGGTTTACATTCAAGAGCGCAGTGAAATGATTGGCTGCAATTCTATTGAAATTGGTAGCAATGTTCAAATTTTGAAAGATGTAAAACTGAATGCCAAGTATCTCCGGGTGCGACTACGCCTTGGCAACGAAGTGTGTCTCGATCGAGGAGTTGATATCAATGTAGCCGGGGACGATTGCCTGATCGACATTGGCGACCATAGTTACCTAGGACCCTATGTGTGTATGGCGGGACCTGGTTCCATCATCATCGGCAAAAACTGCATGATTGCTTCTCAAACGGGGATCTATGCCAACAACCACCGCTCCTATGGACTCAGCCGAGAAGGCATCACCATCGAAGACAACTGCTGGTTGGGGTCTGGGGTGAAGGTATTGGACGGAGTGACGATCGGTCGCAACAGTGTGGTTGGAGCGGGTTCAGTGGTGACGAAAGACATTCCGCCCTACTCGGTGGCGGTGGGTGTGCCAGCCAAGGTGATTAAGCAGACAACCGGCGTGGTGTAG
- a CDS encoding N-acetylmuramoyl-L-alanine amidase: protein MKGLQIQWFLPGLMSFLWLTCPAIAGELASWQFDPTQNRLEFTTNEGVQPRAQLVPNPTRLVIDLPGTTMGGVQRSQELSGSIRQVRLGQFDATTTRIVVELAPGYVLDPQQVQFRGLTPTEWIVQLPTPDYVGVADPLPVLGTSSDDRVLSHAAAPSPPVPPPPTSSIQSSSIQSPPPMVQGSALPSPAIVTLPDRVSSVVSTPTLDWPAVTSPPPAGGNNSMAQDAVTQDGVTQIESLQITNDGLFLRTRGAPPTIDDIDRSRNRRSITITVENAVIAPQLSEQEQAIEQFGIEQLQFEQINEDNNDLPSVKITLRIDRDSPNWNASASGIEGIVLLPQQRSARQTARRSSATQDATQGTNMASSQNVSRRSQRRSEPDLTEAPDALNPSTASAEEPDLSVAMIEGIEFDPSNRQLLIRSDRPMTHAGQWRSGMYQVRLFPARLANQVTGPQLATDSPLLRVRLREEEDETVVVMIQPAAGVRFGALNWVTPQLLALEMERSSPTAATPPASNRTSYPVSQNNSSAPSLSMLPSSGRIPNGRLVIVIDPGHGGADVGAVGVGNIHEADVVLPIAQQVGALLQQQGVHVVMTRNDDREIDLEPRVQMAEQANATLFVSIHANSMGMDRPDVNGTETYYYSSGAGLAQVIQTNIVNTVGTNDRGIRQARFYVLRRTTMPAVLVEIGYVTGREDGPRLADANFQAQMARAIAQGILQYVQSMASQ, encoded by the coding sequence TTGAAAGGTTTGCAGATTCAATGGTTTCTACCGGGTCTGATGAGTTTCCTCTGGTTAACCTGTCCGGCGATCGCAGGCGAACTTGCATCCTGGCAGTTTGACCCAACGCAGAATCGGTTAGAGTTTACGACCAACGAAGGGGTGCAGCCGCGTGCGCAGTTAGTTCCTAACCCAACGCGATTAGTGATTGACTTACCCGGCACAACCATGGGTGGGGTGCAGCGCAGTCAAGAATTGTCGGGTAGTATTCGGCAAGTTCGCCTTGGGCAGTTTGATGCGACAACAACTCGCATTGTGGTGGAGTTGGCTCCGGGATATGTGCTCGATCCGCAGCAGGTGCAGTTTCGTGGATTGACGCCAACCGAATGGATTGTACAGCTTCCCACTCCTGACTATGTGGGTGTGGCGGACCCCCTGCCTGTTTTGGGTACATCTTCTGATGATCGTGTCTTGAGCCATGCTGCTGCCCCATCTCCTCCAGTTCCGCCCCCACCTACTTCGTCTATTCAATCTTCGTCTATTCAATCCCCTCCACCGATGGTTCAAGGGAGCGCGCTGCCTTCTCCGGCAATTGTAACGCTGCCCGATCGTGTCAGTTCTGTGGTTTCTACTCCCACCCTAGACTGGCCGGCCGTTACCAGTCCGCCGCCGGCGGGGGGAAACAACTCGATGGCTCAAGATGCAGTGACACAGGATGGGGTGACACAAATAGAGTCGCTACAAATCACCAACGATGGATTGTTTCTTCGCACCCGCGGCGCTCCCCCAACCATTGATGACATTGATCGCAGCCGTAACCGCCGATCGATCACCATTACAGTCGAGAACGCTGTGATTGCTCCTCAGTTAAGCGAACAAGAGCAAGCAATCGAGCAGTTTGGCATCGAGCAATTGCAGTTTGAACAAATCAATGAAGACAACAACGATCTGCCATCGGTAAAGATTACACTCAGGATCGATCGCGATAGCCCCAACTGGAATGCTTCTGCCAGTGGAATCGAGGGAATTGTGCTACTGCCGCAACAACGATCGGCTCGGCAGACAGCGCGGCGATCATCTGCCACTCAGGACGCCACTCAGGGCACCAATATGGCTTCTAGCCAAAACGTGTCACGGCGATCGCAACGGCGGTCGGAACCAGACCTGACTGAAGCACCCGACGCCTTAAATCCGTCTACGGCATCTGCCGAGGAACCAGACCTATCTGTTGCCATGATCGAGGGCATTGAATTCGACCCCAGCAACCGCCAATTGCTGATTCGCTCCGATCGTCCTATGACTCATGCAGGGCAATGGCGAAGTGGCATGTATCAAGTGCGGTTGTTTCCGGCTCGTTTGGCCAATCAGGTGACGGGGCCACAGCTTGCTACTGATAGCCCGCTGCTACGAGTACGGTTACGAGAAGAAGAGGATGAGACGGTAGTGGTGATGATTCAACCAGCCGCCGGGGTGCGGTTTGGTGCGCTCAATTGGGTGACGCCACAACTACTGGCGCTGGAAATGGAACGATCGTCACCAACCGCCGCAACTCCTCCCGCCTCCAATCGAACCAGCTATCCGGTTTCACAGAACAATTCTTCGGCTCCATCATTATCGATGCTCCCTTCATCGGGACGAATTCCCAACGGTCGGCTGGTGATTGTGATTGATCCGGGGCACGGTGGTGCAGACGTGGGAGCCGTTGGTGTGGGTAATATTCATGAAGCCGACGTAGTATTACCGATCGCCCAACAAGTAGGAGCCTTGTTGCAGCAACAGGGAGTGCATGTGGTGATGACCCGCAACGACGATCGAGAAATTGATCTAGAACCACGAGTGCAGATGGCCGAGCAAGCCAATGCTACGTTGTTTGTCAGCATTCATGCCAACTCAATGGGCATGGATCGTCCCGATGTCAACGGTACGGAAACCTATTACTATTCCAGCGGGGCCGGGCTAGCACAGGTGATCCAAACGAACATCGTCAATACTGTTGGCACGAACGATCGCGGCATTCGCCAAGCGCGATTTTACGTGCTGCGACGAACGACTATGCCCGCTGTACTAGTCGAGATTGGCTATGTTACGGGTCGTGAGGATGGCCCCCGCCTCGCCGATGCCAACTTTCAGGCGCAGATGGCCCGGGCGATTGCGCAGGGCATTTTGCAGTATGTGCAAAGCATGGCCAGCCAGTAA
- the ychF gene encoding redox-regulated ATPase YchF: MLRAGIVGLPNVGKSTLFNALVANAKAQAANFPFCTIEPNTGVVAVPDERLQVLANISESAEIVPARVEFVDIAGLVQGASKGEGLGNQFLANIREVDAIVHVVRCFDDDDIIHVSGSVDPVRDIEVINLELGLADLGQLERRIERVRKQARTSKEAQAELAALEKISAVLNEGKSARQVTLTEEEEVLIKPLGLLTRKPVIYAANVSEDDLASGNDWVAQVKAIAAQEQAQVVIVSAQVEAELIELPESDRQEFLDSLGVSEGGLKSLIRATYELLGLRTYFTTGPKETRAWTIRAGMLAPQAAGVIHSDFERGFIRAETVAYQDLVTAGSMNAAKEKGLVRSEGKDYVVKEGDVLLFRFNV, translated from the coding sequence ATGCTGAGAGCCGGGATTGTGGGGCTGCCCAACGTCGGTAAATCGACTTTATTTAATGCGCTTGTGGCCAATGCCAAGGCACAGGCGGCCAATTTTCCCTTTTGTACGATCGAGCCAAACACAGGTGTGGTTGCGGTTCCAGACGAGCGATTGCAAGTGTTAGCAAACATTTCTGAATCGGCGGAGATTGTACCTGCTCGCGTTGAATTCGTGGACATTGCTGGTCTGGTACAAGGGGCCAGTAAAGGGGAAGGGTTAGGAAACCAGTTTCTCGCTAATATTCGCGAAGTGGATGCGATCGTGCATGTGGTGCGCTGTTTTGACGACGACGACATTATTCATGTGTCTGGCTCGGTTGATCCAGTGCGGGATATTGAAGTAATCAACCTAGAATTGGGCTTAGCCGATTTAGGGCAACTTGAACGGCGAATAGAGCGAGTTCGCAAACAAGCCCGCACCAGTAAAGAAGCGCAAGCAGAACTGGCGGCCCTTGAGAAAATTAGTGCTGTGCTGAACGAAGGCAAATCGGCACGACAGGTGACCCTGACTGAGGAAGAAGAAGTCCTGATTAAACCGCTGGGATTGTTGACGCGCAAACCCGTCATCTATGCAGCTAATGTCTCCGAGGACGATCTCGCCTCTGGGAACGATTGGGTCGCGCAAGTCAAGGCGATCGCCGCTCAGGAACAAGCGCAGGTGGTGATTGTTTCGGCGCAGGTGGAAGCAGAACTGATTGAACTGCCAGAGAGCGATCGGCAGGAATTTTTAGACTCGCTGGGGGTAAGCGAAGGCGGACTAAAATCCCTGATTCGCGCCACCTATGAACTGCTGGGGCTACGTACCTACTTCACCACCGGACCTAAGGAAACTCGCGCTTGGACGATTCGGGCAGGGATGTTGGCTCCCCAGGCAGCAGGCGTCATTCACTCCGATTTTGAACGGGGCTTCATTCGGGCAGAAACCGTTGCCTATCAAGATTTGGTGACAGCTGGCTCAATGAACGCAGCCAAAGAGAAGGGGCTAGTACGCAGCGAAGGCAAGGATTACGTAGTCAAAGAAGGAGATGTGTTGCTGTTTCGCTTTAATGTGTGA
- a CDS encoding S-layer homology domain-containing protein codes for MTSGSATPSTNRNFSDIDNHWAKASILALADRRILNGYPDGTVRPDAGITRAEFATLMKGAFPSAPAVRPAVNFSDVPPQYWAYSAIQWAYERGFFSGYPDGTFQPSQMTSRLQTVLVLVSTRSIDQAWLPDELLRLYFEDAGQIATWAKKAASDAIAAEIIVNYPQVRQLRPLENATRGDVAAMVCRTLKIPNVVPAEYSTWFWGVYDIKDGVTVPFASWKGSARLMRDIQTLLVPFRLYPANQINGEYNWETEKALTQFCDFYGLPNMRSGVFDEKFAWSLLNADPVSFILAYAKDRQQIYNEFLAQEAGYDATKLAFLDRGIQNSPYHDDVPEYPARLQQVPDGTQLTSLGSQVTLTGTNTVVTFAPYPAIGSRPQIDGGLEFLHSDIKYACVCVGSIVDGKLRSHWLGRNPLTNAQQWSTTKIIPVLNVVARANAVQPSASMRDCLVRPIGSASGYGFYNLVVDLVSYRSAIASSNAVAAKFKQFFTPADLESWVKRITGNSGLTFRGRYGEAPFIDRPDLFHQPSQRVILSAPSTSHTGDNLMSAYDLTRFVSLLGWHNYFAQEARLPSAQWNSLETVVRAMGTDTARYLDVAIERLGLNTVIESPVILSKLGFGRSSSRDRTEICYVALLQFADTRPRRQGKPAVQYTVALSLLAAKDLNDANEEARQLDARIAAEVTEILRRLVSQELA; via the coding sequence ATGACTAGCGGTTCTGCGACTCCTTCAACGAATCGTAATTTTTCAGATATTGACAACCATTGGGCAAAAGCCAGCATTCTGGCCTTGGCCGATCGCCGCATTCTTAATGGCTATCCAGATGGCACCGTTCGACCGGATGCAGGCATTACGCGAGCAGAGTTTGCTACGTTGATGAAGGGCGCGTTTCCCAGTGCCCCAGCGGTGCGTCCAGCGGTAAATTTTTCGGATGTGCCTCCGCAATACTGGGCATACAGTGCGATTCAGTGGGCTTATGAACGCGGGTTCTTCTCCGGCTATCCGGATGGTACGTTTCAGCCTAGCCAAATGACTTCTCGCTTGCAAACGGTGTTGGTACTGGTCAGTACGCGATCGATTGACCAAGCATGGTTGCCAGATGAGTTACTACGCCTCTATTTTGAAGACGCAGGGCAGATCGCCACTTGGGCCAAAAAAGCAGCCTCCGATGCGATCGCGGCTGAAATCATCGTCAACTATCCTCAGGTGCGGCAATTGCGACCCTTAGAGAATGCCACTCGTGGAGACGTTGCGGCGATGGTCTGTCGCACGCTCAAGATTCCCAATGTGGTTCCAGCCGAGTATTCAACCTGGTTTTGGGGCGTTTACGACATTAAAGATGGAGTGACGGTTCCCTTTGCTTCCTGGAAAGGCAGTGCCCGGCTCATGCGGGATATACAAACACTGCTGGTTCCATTTCGACTGTATCCCGCCAACCAGATTAATGGTGAATACAACTGGGAAACCGAAAAAGCTCTGACGCAATTCTGCGATTTTTATGGACTGCCGAATATGCGTAGCGGCGTGTTTGATGAAAAATTTGCTTGGTCGTTACTCAATGCCGATCCGGTCAGTTTTATCCTGGCGTATGCGAAAGATCGGCAGCAAATTTACAACGAGTTTTTGGCACAAGAAGCAGGATATGATGCCACCAAGTTGGCATTTCTCGATCGTGGTATTCAAAACTCCCCCTACCACGATGATGTTCCAGAGTATCCGGCGCGGCTTCAGCAGGTTCCTGACGGCACACAGTTGACCTCGTTAGGTTCGCAAGTCACCTTAACGGGAACCAACACAGTCGTTACGTTTGCGCCCTATCCGGCGATCGGCAGTCGTCCGCAAATCGATGGCGGGTTAGAGTTTTTGCACAGTGATATCAAATATGCTTGTGTCTGTGTGGGCAGCATTGTAGATGGTAAACTGCGATCGCATTGGCTGGGCCGCAATCCTCTCACTAATGCCCAGCAGTGGAGTACAACAAAAATTATTCCCGTCTTAAATGTGGTGGCTCGGGCCAATGCGGTACAGCCATCAGCCAGTATGCGCGACTGTTTGGTGCGGCCGATCGGCAGTGCCAGCGGCTATGGGTTCTACAATTTGGTGGTGGATTTGGTTAGCTATCGATCGGCGATCGCTAGTTCCAACGCCGTGGCGGCCAAGTTCAAGCAATTTTTCACGCCAGCGGATTTGGAAAGCTGGGTGAAGCGAATTACCGGCAACAGCGGCCTCACGTTTCGGGGGCGATATGGCGAAGCACCGTTCATTGATCGACCTGATTTATTTCACCAACCGTCGCAGCGGGTCATTCTTTCTGCCCCAAGCACCAGTCACACAGGAGATAACCTGATGTCGGCTTATGACTTGACGCGGTTTGTTTCGCTTTTGGGCTGGCACAATTATTTTGCCCAAGAAGCAAGATTACCCTCGGCGCAATGGAACAGCTTGGAAACTGTGGTGCGGGCCATGGGAACCGATACGGCTCGCTATCTGGATGTGGCGATCGAGCGTTTGGGGCTGAATACTGTGATCGAATCGCCAGTAATTTTATCGAAATTGGGGTTTGGACGCAGCAGTAGCCGCGATCGCACCGAAATTTGCTATGTGGCGTTGCTGCAATTTGCCGATACTCGCCCGCGTCGCCAAGGTAAACCTGCTGTACAGTACACTGTGGCGCTATCGCTACTAGCTGCTAAAGACCTCAATGATGCTAACGAAGAAGCCCGACAACTGGATGCCCGCATAGCTGCCGAAGTCACCGAAATTTTGCGCCGCCTTGTGTCACAAGAATTAGCCTGA
- a CDS encoding DUF6492 family protein — translation MTTFRFSLITPSYKPDFERCQLLCRSIEKFAQTAINHYIVVDRQDLALFRQLQGAQTHIVTKEEIVPWWIKRLPRVNAWLNFRGLPIRGWILQQIIKLAMAETITDEVLVFIDSDVFFIRPFNLEDIFIQDDKVRLFRIAQRSPFPEYEKTAIELLGIPAIPSNKYIGQIVSWKRDNVLKLHRHIEAVSGKHWIAAVASHWHLSEYVLYGAFVDYILQEQAGHYYDEGAYCLGYWKDVPLSKPQLEEFCQRIQPEHIAVMVSAKAGMTPDDYATSIEEAAYVTNS, via the coding sequence ATGACAACATTTCGCTTTAGCCTCATTACTCCCAGCTACAAACCAGACTTTGAGCGCTGTCAGTTGCTGTGTCGTAGTATCGAAAAGTTCGCTCAGACTGCCATTAATCACTACATTGTTGTCGATCGTCAAGACTTAGCGCTGTTTCGCCAATTGCAGGGAGCGCAAACTCACATTGTCACGAAAGAAGAAATTGTACCCTGGTGGATTAAACGATTACCTAGAGTAAATGCTTGGCTAAATTTTAGAGGATTGCCAATTCGTGGCTGGATTCTTCAGCAAATTATTAAACTGGCAATGGCTGAAACCATTACTGATGAAGTTTTAGTGTTTATTGATTCAGATGTTTTCTTTATTCGACCGTTTAATCTCGAAGATATCTTTATTCAAGACGATAAGGTTCGATTATTTCGAATCGCTCAAAGAAGTCCGTTTCCAGAGTATGAGAAAACCGCCATTGAACTCCTCGGAATACCTGCCATTCCCTCCAATAAATATATTGGGCAAATCGTCTCTTGGAAGCGCGATAATGTTCTAAAACTGCATCGGCACATTGAAGCGGTGTCAGGAAAACATTGGATAGCAGCCGTTGCCAGCCACTGGCATCTATCAGAGTATGTGCTTTATGGCGCATTTGTAGACTATATTTTGCAGGAGCAAGCAGGACATTATTATGACGAAGGGGCATACTGTCTTGGATATTGGAAAGATGTCCCCTTGTCTAAGCCACAGCTAGAAGAATTTTGTCAGCGCATTCAGCCAGAACATATCGCAGTCATGGTCTCGGCAAAAGCCGGAATGACCCCTGACGATTATGCAACTTCGATCGAAGAAGCAGCCTATGTGACAAACAGCTAG
- a CDS encoding GDSL-type esterase/lipase family protein → MSDLCLLVASLITQGRISGWLLANSISKLPTLFPNVITEEFSRWCNRMTIAEIENLGHTVFVSQVEVDRPEFSHQPRVVPMAMLGDTAMTWAPDRSISVPVPIPVRIQAPALPEPLFHDPIDVPIRPVSGAQLYQQRLAALIAGKTYTRLPVDSFHEHWLNATEQPTHNQWIDLLHQEARAMANGQGNARLTVLLGDSLSLWFPLELMSTDRFWLNQGISGDTTAGILQRLDAFRETRPDTIYVMAGINDLRRGATDAEVTNNLRLIMQRLRRAHPYAKIIIHSILPTRLAALPTTRIHRLNQAIAAMTQEEGVLFLNLQPVFMDETGILHRDLTTDGLHLNERGYRTWGNAMLSML, encoded by the coding sequence ATGAGCGATCTGTGTCTATTAGTTGCCAGTCTAATTACGCAGGGACGGATTTCTGGTTGGCTATTGGCAAATTCAATCTCTAAGCTGCCAACACTTTTTCCTAATGTCATCACTGAAGAATTCTCTCGCTGGTGTAATCGCATGACGATCGCAGAAATTGAAAATCTAGGACATACAGTTTTTGTGTCCCAGGTTGAAGTCGATCGCCCGGAATTTAGCCATCAGCCGCGAGTTGTGCCGATGGCAATGCTGGGTGACACTGCCATGACGTGGGCACCCGATCGGTCTATTTCTGTTCCCGTTCCAATTCCAGTTCGGATTCAAGCACCCGCGTTGCCAGAACCGCTGTTTCATGATCCGATTGATGTTCCCATTCGTCCTGTATCAGGAGCACAACTCTATCAACAGCGGCTTGCAGCCCTGATAGCAGGCAAAACCTATACTCGCTTGCCAGTCGATAGTTTTCACGAACACTGGTTGAATGCAACGGAACAACCAACTCATAATCAGTGGATAGATCTGCTACATCAGGAAGCCCGCGCTATGGCCAACGGACAAGGTAACGCCCGACTCACCGTGTTACTCGGAGATTCGCTGTCACTGTGGTTTCCCTTGGAATTGATGAGCACTGATCGATTTTGGCTCAACCAAGGCATTTCCGGTGATACGACCGCCGGGATTTTGCAACGCCTTGACGCGTTTCGCGAAACGCGCCCCGACACAATTTATGTCATGGCAGGTATCAATGATCTGCGGCGTGGAGCTACCGATGCTGAGGTGACAAACAATTTGCGCTTAATTATGCAGCGACTCCGACGCGCCCATCCTTATGCAAAGATCATTATTCACTCAATTTTGCCCACCCGCCTTGCTGCACTGCCTACCACTCGGATTCATCGTCTCAATCAAGCCATTGCTGCAATGACACAGGAAGAAGGCGTGCTCTTTTTGAATTTGCAACCAGTTTTTATGGACGAGACGGGCATCCTTCATCGCGATCTCACCACCGATGGCTTGCATTTAAACGAGCGTGGCTACCGCACATGGGGCAATGCAATGCTATCGATGTTGTAG
- a CDS encoding acyltransferase: MNRWRLLTERFLISLIGGIPRPLGAHLRRGFYPLIFAQMGRSVHIQAGCEFIGSQSIEIGDEVRLLRDVRINLKANRSRLRLGNEVCLDRGVDINVAGDDCLIDIGDHSYLGPYVCMAGPGSIIIGKNCMIASQTGIYANNHRSYGLSREGITIEDNCWLGSGVKVLDGVTIGRNSVVGAGSVVTKDIPPYSVAVGVPAKVIKQTTGVV; encoded by the coding sequence ATGAATCGGTGGCGCTTGCTGACTGAGCGCTTTTTGATCAGTTTAATTGGAGGAATTCCCCGCCCCCTGGGAGCACACCTCAGACGAGGCTTCTATCCGTTGATTTTTGCGCAAATGGGGCGATCGGTGCACATTCAAGCAGGCTGCGAGTTTATCGGTTCACAATCAATTGAAATCGGCGATGAAGTTCGGCTGCTGCGGGATGTGCGCATTAACTTGAAAGCCAATCGAAGCCGACTACGCCTTGGCAACGAAGTGTGTCTCGATCGAGGAGTTGATATCAATGTAGCCGGGGACGATTGCCTGATCGACATTGGCGACCATAGTTACCTAGGACCCTATGTGTGTATGGCGGGACCTGGTTCCATCATCATCGGCAAAAACTGCATGATTGCTTCTCAAACGGGGATCTATGCCAACAACCACCGCTCCTATGGACTCAGCCGAGAAGGCATCACCATCGAAGACAACTGCTGGTTGGGGTCTGGGGTGAAGGTATTGGACGGAGTGACGATCGGTCGCAACAGTGTGGTTGGAGCGGGTTCAGTGGTGACGAAAGACATTCCGCCCTACTCGGTGGCGGTGGGTGTGCCAGCCAAGGTGATTAAGCAGACAACCGGCGTGGTGTAG